Sequence from the Maribellus comscasis genome:
GTCGGTCAGAAAAAGGCGCGTGAAATTTGGTTCCTTTGCGAACAGTATTCAGCACAGGAAGCGCTTGATATGGGCCTGGTAAACAAGGTTGTTCCGCTCGATAAATTGGAAGACACTGTTGTTGAATGGGCGCAGAAAATGATGGAACGCAGTCCGTTGGCACTTCGAATGATTAAAGCCGGATTAAATGCCGAACTTGACGGACAGGCCGGAATCCAGGAATTTGCAGGAAACGCCACGATGCTCTACTACATGACGGAAGAAGCGCACGAAGGTAAAAATGCATTTTTGGAGAAAAGGAAACCGGATTTTTCAAAATACCCGAAATTTCCTTAATTTTCAGGTATGGAGAAGTTGAAATTCTGGATAGAGGCTTTTCGTTTGCGGACCTTGCCATTGGCATTGTCAAGCGCAATTCTGGGGAGTTTTCTGGCGTATGCAAACGGCCAGTTTAGTCCCCTGGTTTTTGGATTAGCCATTTCTACCACTATATTTTTACAAATTCTTTCGAATCTCGCCAACGATTTTGGTGATTCGCAACACGGAACGGATAACGCCAATCGCGTAGGGCCGGAGCGCTCTGTACAATCCGGTAAAATTTCCAAAAAGGAGATGAAACGGATGATTGTGGTGTTCATTATCCTGTCGTTTATTTCCGGTGGTTTGTTGATTTTTTCTGGAATAAAAACAGCCAACGCCGGAATGATGATTTTATTTTTTGTTTTGGGAATTGCCAGTATCGTTGCGGCGATAAAATATACTGTTGGAAAAAATCCCTACGGATACTCGGGTTTCGGAGATATTTTTGTGTTTGTTTTTTTTGGATTACTGGGCGTTTGCGGAACGTTTTTTCTGCATACAAATCAGTTTGAGCCGCTTTTGTTGTTACCGGCTGCTTCGATTGGATTTTTGAGCGCAGGGGTTTTGAATCTGAATAACATGCGCGATATTAAAAATGATACCGCCAGCGGAAAACGAACTTTGGTGGTTCGCATCGGTTCGCAAAATGCAAAAGTTTACCACGCTCTGCTGATTATTTTATCGCCGGTTTTATCGCTGATTTATGTAATAAAAACCTGGCAATCGGTTTATCAGTTGATGTTTTTACTGTCGATTGTGCCGCTTGGTTTTCATTTGTATGAAGTGTTTAAAAATCATGTGCCTGACAAATTGAACAACCAACTAAAGGTGCTGGCACTCACTACTTTTTTCTTTTCCGTTAGCTATTCATTGGGAGTTTTTCTTGTAAAATGATAAATGCATCGGTTTCAAAACGAACGTTATTTTTCAAACAACCCGCAGGGACTTCGCGCGGCGTGTTAACCGAAAAAGAAGTCTATTTTCTTACACTTTTTGAAAAAGAAAATCCATCAAAAAGGGGGATTGGCGAAATTGCTCCGCTTCCCAAATTAAGTCCCGATGCCCTTCCAAATCTTGAAGAAATTTTAACAGAGCTCGTCAAAAAGATAAATCGCGGAGAAGAAATTCCCGCTTCTGAATTAGATGATTTTCCGGCGGTGCGTTTTGGTTACGAAACAGCTTTAAAAGGCTTGGAAACGGGTTCTCCGGTTTTGCTTTATCCCACGGAATTTACACAAGGCGAAAAAGGAATTCCTATCAACGGGTTGATTTGGATGGGAACCAAAGATTTTATGGTAAAGCAGGTGGAGGAAAAACTGGCTGCCGGTTTTACCTGTTTAAAATTGAAAATCGGAGCCATTGATTTTGAGTCGGAACTGGATATTTTACGTTCCATTCGTAAACGGTTTCCGGTTGAACAATTGGAAATTCGAGTGGATGCCAACGGCGCATTTCCTGCTGAGAAAGCACTTTTCATTTTGGAAGAACTGGCCACTTTTAATCTTCATTCCATTGAGCAACCCATAAAAGCGGGGCAAATTTATGAAATAAAAAAACTGTGTAAAGAAACACCGCTTCCGATTGCGCTTGATGAAGAGTTGATTGGAATTAGTGCACTCAAGGAAAAAGAGCAGTTGCTGGATGAAATTCAGCCTCAATATATTATTCTGAAACCGACACTTACCGGTGGAATAAAAGCTTCTGAAGAATGGATCTCCCTGGCTGAAAAACGAGGAATTGGTTGGTGGGTAACGTCTGCTCTCGAATCAAATATCGGGTTGAATGCCATCGCTCAGTGGACGGCAACTTTGAAAACAAACAATTTTCAAGGCTTGGGAACAGGAGCATTGTTTACAAATAACGTCAAAAGTCCGTTGTATGTTTCGGAAGGGTACATTCGTTACAATTCAAATGAAAATTGGGATTTAAAATTGTTGTGATGAACGTGGAAATAAAAGGATTAACCGTAAACAACCAATATTTTACAAAAACAGAATTGCTCCGGTTTTGTGAAAGTGAAATAGCGACTGGCTCAGCGCCCGGCTGGAAGTTGGATGTTTATCGTTTTATTTTGGATTTTTTGGGCGATTCAACAACAATTCAGCAGCAAACATCTGGAACAACCGGAGCAGAGAAAACGATTGAACTTTCCAAAATCGCAATGCTCACTTCTGCCCAAAATACAGTTGATTTTTTCCACTTAAAGGAAGGCGATTGGGCTGTGCTTTGTCTGCCGGTTCAATACATTGCCGGGAAAATGATGGTGGTTCGTGCTTTGCTGGCCGGATTAAATTTAAAGTTGATTCACCCCACAGGAACGCCTGATTTCGCTGGAATTGGCCACATCGATTTTTGTGCAATGGTTCCCATGCAGGCGACACATTTGTTGGAGAAAAATTTGTGGCCGAATATAAAAACGCTGATTCTGGGTGGTGCAGAAACCGGTTCGGATTTGTTGGCTCAGCTTCAGCAAGTGGAGACGCAGGTTTTTGAAACTTATGGAATGGCAGAAACCTCTTCGCATGTTGCCTTAAAAAAACTAAACGGCAAAGATGTAGAAGATACGTTTACTGCTTTGCCCGATGTTCAGCTTTCAACCGATGAGCGGGATTGTTTGGTAATTGAAACGACTTATCTTCCTGGAAAAATTATTACTAACGACAGAGTAGAAATGGTTTCTCCTAATAAATTCAAATGGTTGGGGCGCTTCGACAATGTGATTAACTCCGGCGGAATAAAAATTCAACCCGAAACTTTGGAAAAACAATTTGAAGACATTCTGCAAAAAACATGTACTGTTTTAGCATTTCCCGATGAGCTGCTGGGACAAAAAATGGTGTTGGTTGTAGAAACTTCTGAAAAAGTAATTTCTGAAGAAATTTTGGAAAAATTAGCGCTACATTTTGATCGGAAACTGCTTCCCAAAGCCGTGTTTTTTGTCGCAGAATTTCCTCGAAATAAATCGTTCAAAATCGACCGAAAAGCCTTGTCGAAACTTGTTTTAAAATTCTGATTTGGGCTGAAAAATTATTTGTATCGTTAATCAGTAAAAAGTGGAATTTGTATCTTTCTTAAAATCCCATAGCTTTTTTTATCACGGTCATTTCTTCTTCCGAAGTCAGCATTTTTAATAATTCAAAGGCAACTCTTGGAGCAGTCTCCGGACAATAAGAAGTAATAATATTACCGTCAACTACAACAGGCTCATTCACAACATTCACCCCAAATTCTTTTAGTTTTTGTTGAAAAATCCCGTCTTTTAAGTGGTAAGTGGTTCCTCGCCGATTTTCAAGA
This genomic interval carries:
- a CDS encoding 1,4-dihydroxy-2-naphthoate polyprenyltransferase, producing MEKLKFWIEAFRLRTLPLALSSAILGSFLAYANGQFSPLVFGLAISTTIFLQILSNLANDFGDSQHGTDNANRVGPERSVQSGKISKKEMKRMIVVFIILSFISGGLLIFSGIKTANAGMMILFFVLGIASIVAAIKYTVGKNPYGYSGFGDIFVFVFFGLLGVCGTFFLHTNQFEPLLLLPAASIGFLSAGVLNLNNMRDIKNDTASGKRTLVVRIGSQNAKVYHALLIILSPVLSLIYVIKTWQSVYQLMFLLSIVPLGFHLYEVFKNHVPDKLNNQLKVLALTTFFFSVSYSLGVFLVK
- the menC gene encoding o-succinylbenzoate synthase encodes the protein MINASVSKRTLFFKQPAGTSRGVLTEKEVYFLTLFEKENPSKRGIGEIAPLPKLSPDALPNLEEILTELVKKINRGEEIPASELDDFPAVRFGYETALKGLETGSPVLLYPTEFTQGEKGIPINGLIWMGTKDFMVKQVEEKLAAGFTCLKLKIGAIDFESELDILRSIRKRFPVEQLEIRVDANGAFPAEKALFILEELATFNLHSIEQPIKAGQIYEIKKLCKETPLPIALDEELIGISALKEKEQLLDEIQPQYIILKPTLTGGIKASEEWISLAEKRGIGWWVTSALESNIGLNAIAQWTATLKTNNFQGLGTGALFTNNVKSPLYVSEGYIRYNSNENWDLKLL
- a CDS encoding AMP-binding protein, whose amino-acid sequence is MNVEIKGLTVNNQYFTKTELLRFCESEIATGSAPGWKLDVYRFILDFLGDSTTIQQQTSGTTGAEKTIELSKIAMLTSAQNTVDFFHLKEGDWAVLCLPVQYIAGKMMVVRALLAGLNLKLIHPTGTPDFAGIGHIDFCAMVPMQATHLLEKNLWPNIKTLILGGAETGSDLLAQLQQVETQVFETYGMAETSSHVALKKLNGKDVEDTFTALPDVQLSTDERDCLVIETTYLPGKIITNDRVEMVSPNKFKWLGRFDNVINSGGIKIQPETLEKQFEDILQKTCTVLAFPDELLGQKMVLVVETSEKVISEEILEKLALHFDRKLLPKAVFFVAEFPRNKSFKIDRKALSKLVLKF